In Palaemon carinicauda isolate YSFRI2023 unplaced genomic scaffold, ASM3689809v2 scaffold75, whole genome shotgun sequence, one DNA window encodes the following:
- the LOC137637444 gene encoding tigger transposable element-derived protein 1-like, translating to MADKQIASGSGMKRKLSGDRGSVKKRQSISMEMKVAIIKKLDRGEKMGSVASAYKLNRSTVGTIYKSKDRIMEHVKSAVPMASTIISKKRGKCMEEMEKLLAMWIEHQKQRRVPLSLMLIQEKARSLYENVKAKAGGEAAGESFVASHGWFNRFKMRANLHNVGITGEAASADKKAAEEFPVYLKSVIDSEGYIPQQIFNVDETGLFWKKMPSKMYISREEKSMPGYKAAKDRLTLMLGANASGDCKLKPLLVYRAANPRAFKNINKSTLPVILMSNLKAWVTLAIFQDWFNLQFIPEVKLYCHENNIPFKILLVLDNAPGHPPHLDDFHPDVQALKAVDDETSNQTLKDFWKSYNIYDCVKNIHASWREVQKSNLNGVWKYLTPQFVNDFTGFDQDEESQKILNNLVDLSKKLELDLEEEAFHELLESHGEELSNEDLMELEAMQRQEDNENSEEEPPPVKKFDTKFLAEAFSNIEEALSIFEPGPQC from the exons ATGGCTGATAAGCAGATTGCGAGTGGTAGTGGAATGAAGCGCAAGCTTAGTGGTGATAGAGGTAGTGTAAAGAAGAGGCAATCAATTTCAATGGAAATGAAAGTAGCCATCATCAAGAAGCTAGATCGTGGCGAGAAGATGGGAAGTGTTGCGAGTGCCTATAAATTAAATCGGTCAACAGTTGGCACAATTTATAAGAGCAAGGACCGTATTATGGAACATGTGAAAAGTGCGGTACCAATGGCTTCGACCATTATTTCCAAGAAAAGAGGAAAGTGTATGGAAGAGATGGAAAAACTCCTCGCTATGTGGATCGAACATCAGAAACAAAGGAGGGTACCTCTATCTCTGATGCTCATACAAGAAAAGGCTAGAAGCCTTTACGAAAATGTGAAGGCTAAGGCAGGTGGGGAGGCAGCTGGTGAGTCTTTTGTAGCAAGCCATGGTTGGTTTAATAGATTCAAAATGCGCGCTAATTTACATAACGTAGGTATTACTGGTGAGGCAGCAAGTGCGGACAAGAAGGCTGCTGAAGAGTTTCCAGTTTACTTAAAAAGTGTAATAGACAGTGAAGGATATATTCCACAGCAAATATTCAATGTTGATGAGACTggccttttttggaaaaaaatgccatCGAAAATGTACATCAGTCGCGAGGAGAAGAGCATGCCGGGTTACAAAGCTGCAAAGGATAGGCTAACGTTAATGTTGGGTGCCAATGCATCAGGCGATTGCAAGCTTAAGCCGCTCTTGGTGTATCGTGCAGCAAATCCTCGggctttcaagaacattaacaaaagCACTCTTCCTGTCATCTTGATGTCCAACCTTAAGGCCTGGGTTACTCTTGCTATTTTTCAAGATTGGTTTAACCTTCAGTTTATTCCCGAAGTTAAATTGTATTGCCATGAAAATAACATCCCTTTTAAGATTCTTTTAGTCTTAGATAATGCCCCTGGTCATCCTCCTCACTTAGACGACTTCCACCCAGATGTTCAA GCACTGAAGGCAGTCGACGATGAAACCTCCAATCAAACTCTGAAAGACTTCTGGAAGTCGTACAATATTTACGACTGTGTAAAAAATATTCATGCTTCATGGCGGGAAGTTCAAAAATCTAACTTGAATGGCGTGTGGAAGTACCTTACTCCACAGTTTGTTAATGATTTTACCGGCTTCGACCAAGATGAAGAAAGccagaaaattttgaataatcttGTGGACCTCAGTAAGAAACTTGAGCTGGACCTGGAGGAGGAAGCTTTTCATGAACTTCTCGAGTCTCATGGAGAAGAACTCAGCAATGAAGACTTGATGGAGTTGGAGGCGATGCAACGTCAGGAAGATAATgaaaacagcgaagaggagccacCTCCCGTCaagaaatttgatacaaaatttttaGCTGAAGCTTTCTCTAATATTGAGGAAGCTTTATCCATTTTTGAGCCAGGACCCCAATGTTGA